One window of Aerococcus tenax genomic DNA carries:
- a CDS encoding fructosamine kinase family protein — protein sequence MTKINRQWISQLPVKDIQKLHPVAGGDVNDAYRIDSSNGPYFLLVQKNTPASFYDSEVAGLKAFEKAGITAPKVISQGEINGDAYLLLTYLDEGFLGDQKRLAELISNLHHVHSDKGQFGFDLDYQGSSLTFSNAWNVSWSDFFIQQRLDPLHDYLMDHQLWQKAESDAYQEIRAIIIDSLSQHKSHPSLLHGDLWSGNFMFLSDGRPAIFDPAPFYGDREFDIGVSMVFGGFNQDFYQSYQAFYPMAEGYEFRLEFYQLYLLMLHLAKFGTVYYDSVDATMRRIKVKAK from the coding sequence ATGACGAAAATTAACCGTCAATGGATCAGTCAATTACCAGTGAAGGACATTCAAAAGCTCCATCCTGTTGCAGGTGGAGACGTCAACGATGCTTATCGCATCGATAGTAGTAATGGTCCTTACTTCCTCCTGGTCCAAAAAAATACACCAGCTTCCTTTTATGACAGTGAGGTTGCTGGTCTTAAGGCCTTTGAAAAGGCAGGTATCACCGCACCAAAAGTGATCAGTCAGGGCGAAATTAATGGTGACGCCTATCTGCTCTTGACTTATCTTGATGAAGGCTTTTTAGGCGACCAAAAGCGATTGGCTGAATTAATCAGTAACTTACACCATGTCCACAGCGACAAGGGTCAATTTGGCTTTGACCTTGATTATCAAGGGTCCAGCTTAACCTTCTCAAATGCTTGGAATGTCTCTTGGTCTGACTTTTTCATTCAACAAAGGCTAGACCCCCTCCATGACTATCTGATGGACCACCAACTATGGCAAAAGGCCGAAAGTGATGCCTATCAAGAAATTCGCGCTATCATTATAGATAGCTTGAGCCAGCATAAGAGTCACCCTTCCCTCCTACATGGCGACTTATGGTCAGGTAATTTTATGTTTTTAAGCGATGGTCGACCGGCTATCTTTGATCCTGCCCCTTTTTACGGCGATCGGGAGTTTGATATCGGGGTCTCCATGGTCTTTGGCGGATTTAACCAGGATTTTTATCAATCCTATCAAGCCTTCTATCCCATGGCTGAAGGCTATGAATTCCGCTTAGAATTTTATCAGTTATATTTACTTATGCTACATTTGGCTAAGTTTGGAACGGTGTATTATGACAGTGTCGATGCTACTATGAGAAGAATAAAAGTAAAGGCTAAATAG
- a CDS encoding HAD family hydrolase: protein MTESFEEIKLVASDMDGTLLNDQGKLPKQLGSYMDDLQDQGIIFGIASGKPYYALEAVFKDRIKEMALVCSGGTFVSYQEETVYNSTISKAGYRNLVRLIKKASKGIPALIANDKAYFDYQAKPYYDDFSDYVKIEFVEDLSQVEAEVNKVTAYFPDYDNKDYLKEYQEQISGPYTVMPSGAKWIDITMEGQSKGHGLEKLLEKLNYSPRELVVIGDSGNDTEMLSLTPHSFAMKNATDQVKSYANYTTSQSNNDQGVLEVYKKVLAAKNESK from the coding sequence ATGACTGAAAGCTTTGAAGAAATCAAATTAGTTGCTAGTGACATGGACGGCACCCTCTTAAATGACCAAGGTAAATTGCCTAAGCAACTTGGCTCCTATATGGACGACTTGCAGGACCAAGGGATTATTTTTGGGATTGCTTCAGGGAAACCTTATTATGCTTTAGAAGCAGTCTTTAAAGACCGGATAAAAGAAATGGCCTTAGTCTGCTCTGGTGGGACCTTCGTTAGCTACCAGGAAGAGACTGTTTATAATTCAACCATTTCCAAGGCTGGTTATAGGAATTTAGTTCGTTTAATTAAAAAGGCTTCTAAAGGCATTCCCGCTCTAATTGCTAATGATAAGGCTTATTTTGATTACCAAGCAAAACCTTACTACGATGATTTTAGCGACTATGTAAAGATCGAATTTGTTGAGGATTTAAGTCAAGTAGAAGCTGAAGTGAATAAAGTAACTGCCTACTTCCCTGATTATGACAATAAAGACTACCTCAAAGAGTATCAAGAGCAAATTTCCGGCCCTTATACCGTGATGCCTAGTGGCGCAAAGTGGATTGATATCACTATGGAAGGCCAATCAAAGGGTCACGGCTTAGAAAAATTACTGGAAAAACTTAATTATTCTCCCCGTGAATTAGTCGTTATTGGTGATAGTGGGAACGATACCGAAATGCTCTCCTTAACCCCTCATTCCTTTGCCATGAAGAACGCAACTGACCAGGTCAAATCTTACGCCAACTATACAACCAGCCAAAGCAACAATGATCAAGGCGTTCTTGAGGTCTATAAAAAGGTACTTGCTGCTAAAAATGAAAGCAAGTAG
- a CDS encoding vWA domain-containing protein, translating into MNRMQSEPTQEEKEDKIQQSDLLYDDINQLFRELNYAFIIYMNFGWSEDYDKFTQLMDEFIGLLCAKLMANRSYQGAGDVLFAGVLYQMDRRMSEDLAKPLNVSVEGTSLTLSVNPVLFFMYYQGPKQMLAGIRQICYHIIFNHLTDYDWAFLNEEDGKMMSVAMDTEVNQYIDNLPDHAASLEGMRNLLSKNSLNEKQGSLYYYQELKAAHDDPKHHSHDRVWSTFEKMKGSGDMNDTYSQLSKNFDPEKARELRIESAEQLNDEMKKNHSMQPVIPQSKNNDLHRKIINGIVRRAYENMDEEMRKHLSGNIKEKVQVLFKQRSLNWKDIIMRGLGQAPIPYRYSKNRVNRRQPYRIDLPGRTLDTAAQLVAFIDTSASQNAEALAYSLAELANINKTLGTDIWVVQVDTQVVGVNKLDQSNVDQFQFEGRGGTSFAPAFEWLHDNGFNDRNSVSVYFTDGYGDDGFERYGYQNMYWVLTTADPKEPSPLSTDSGGKLLYLRQDEKYNHRIIKQKH; encoded by the coding sequence ATGAATCGAATGCAGAGCGAACCGACTCAGGAAGAAAAGGAAGATAAAATCCAGCAGTCAGATCTTCTTTATGATGATATCAATCAGCTCTTTCGTGAACTCAATTATGCCTTCATCATCTATATGAATTTCGGATGGTCGGAGGACTATGATAAATTTACTCAGTTAATGGATGAATTTATTGGTCTTTTATGTGCTAAACTCATGGCAAATCGTTCTTACCAAGGAGCTGGAGACGTTCTTTTTGCTGGAGTTTTATACCAGATGGACCGCAGGATGTCTGAAGACCTGGCAAAGCCTCTGAATGTCAGTGTTGAGGGAACTAGCTTAACCCTGTCAGTCAATCCGGTCTTGTTTTTCATGTACTATCAGGGCCCAAAGCAAATGTTAGCTGGCATCCGTCAAATTTGTTACCATATTATTTTTAATCATTTGACTGACTATGATTGGGCCTTCCTCAATGAAGAAGATGGCAAAATGATGAGCGTGGCCATGGATACTGAGGTCAATCAATACATCGATAACCTCCCAGACCACGCAGCTAGCCTTGAGGGCATGAGGAATTTGCTGTCTAAAAACTCCCTTAACGAGAAACAGGGTTCTTTATATTACTATCAAGAGTTGAAAGCTGCTCACGATGACCCCAAACACCATAGCCATGATCGGGTATGGTCAACCTTTGAGAAGATGAAGGGCAGTGGAGATATGAATGATACCTATAGTCAACTCAGCAAAAATTTTGATCCTGAAAAAGCTCGGGAATTGCGAATAGAGTCGGCAGAACAATTAAATGATGAAATGAAGAAAAATCATTCCATGCAGCCTGTTATTCCCCAGAGTAAGAATAATGACTTACACCGAAAAATTATCAACGGTATTGTACGTAGGGCTTATGAAAATATGGATGAAGAAATGCGTAAACACCTCAGTGGTAATATTAAAGAAAAAGTTCAAGTTCTCTTTAAGCAACGTTCTCTGAATTGGAAGGACATTATCATGCGCGGTTTAGGTCAAGCACCAATTCCCTATCGCTATTCCAAAAACCGGGTCAATCGCCGCCAACCCTATCGGATCGACCTACCGGGAAGAACTTTAGACACTGCCGCTCAATTAGTGGCCTTCATTGATACCAGTGCTTCGCAAAATGCCGAGGCTTTAGCATACAGCTTAGCAGAGCTTGCTAATATTAATAAAACTTTAGGGACTGATATTTGGGTGGTCCAAGTAGATACCCAGGTGGTCGGTGTTAATAAACTGGATCAAAGTAATGTTGACCAGTTTCAATTTGAGGGTCGGGGAGGAACCAGTTTTGCACCCGCCTTTGAATGGTTACACGACAATGGTTTTAATGATAGAAATTCAGTGTCTGTCTATTTTACTGATGGATACGGCGATGATGGCTTTGAGCGTTACGGTTATCAAAACATGTACTGGGTGCTGACAACAGCTGACCCTAAGGAGCCTTCGCCACTATCTACCGATAGCGGAGGAAAATTATTATACTTACGCCAAGATGAAAAATATAATCACCGGATAATTAAACAAAAGCATTAA
- a CDS encoding ATP-binding protein has translation MADRTPGLTYQAVYKGMKLLLKAESDIVVDIVGHGGIGKTQLVQNLARDLGYGFYEMTCSLLQPGDLTMPIPKENRIEYYLNPQIQGAVDEAKANPDHKVILFLDEFNRPIAMVQSELMNLVLQRHLMGIQLPDNVIIITAENPSSDTEGFEGNAYATSARDLAINDRTMRIRMGANLDHWVESFADQENESGQANIHPLVKDYLQAEGRQYFIVIDETRDKNPTPRAYERLSHLLYDYEAMGIDPTQIEDDDLLAFLIEGIDGCIGEEAGQVFLSYLENHQGDYISPKEIIDLDSPDLPESIKERFLKMPAIRKKRIIQDLTQSLLDHKKHIKDPDLLSRYVDLFLLADPDLIYSLVTRLMQAEAGSALEELRAGLSEDERFIDKAYAITMASGSDLEDND, from the coding sequence ATGGCCGATCGTACACCAGGACTAACTTATCAAGCCGTTTACAAAGGAATGAAATTATTATTAAAAGCTGAATCAGATATTGTAGTAGATATTGTTGGACACGGCGGAATCGGTAAGACGCAACTGGTACAAAATTTAGCCCGAGACTTGGGCTATGGGTTTTATGAAATGACCTGTTCCTTACTGCAACCGGGGGACTTAACCATGCCCATCCCCAAAGAGAACCGCATTGAATATTATCTCAACCCCCAAATTCAAGGGGCAGTGGATGAAGCCAAAGCAAACCCTGACCATAAGGTGATCTTATTTTTAGATGAATTTAACCGTCCCATCGCCATGGTTCAAAGCGAACTCATGAACTTGGTATTACAACGTCATCTAATGGGAATTCAGCTCCCTGATAATGTCATTATTATTACCGCAGAGAATCCTTCTAGCGATACAGAGGGGTTTGAAGGAAACGCTTATGCAACGAGTGCACGTGATTTAGCTATTAATGACCGGACCATGCGCATTCGGATGGGAGCTAATTTAGACCATTGGGTAGAGAGCTTTGCTGACCAGGAAAATGAGTCGGGGCAGGCTAACATTCATCCGCTAGTCAAGGACTATCTCCAAGCAGAAGGGCGTCAATATTTCATTGTTATTGATGAGACCCGTGATAAAAACCCAACTCCTCGTGCCTATGAACGTTTATCCCACTTGCTCTATGATTATGAAGCCATGGGGATTGATCCAACACAAATTGAAGATGATGACTTACTCGCCTTCTTAATTGAAGGGATCGACGGCTGTATTGGTGAAGAGGCCGGACAGGTCTTCTTGTCTTATCTAGAAAATCACCAAGGGGACTACATTAGTCCTAAAGAAATTATTGATTTAGATAGTCCGGATTTACCTGAATCAATTAAAGAACGTTTTTTAAAGATGCCTGCGATTAGGAAGAAAAGAATTATTCAAGATTTAACTCAATCGCTCTTGGACCATAAGAAGCACATCAAGGATCCGGATTTGCTTAGTCGCTATGTTGATTTATTTTTACTCGCTGACCCCGACTTAATCTATTCCTTAGTCACTCGCCTAATGCAAGCTGAAGCAGGGAGTGCTTTAGAAGAATTAAGAGCAGGACTAAGTGAAGACGAACGCTTTATCGATAAAGCTTATGCCATCACTATGGCTAGTGGATCAGATTTAGAAGATAATGACTAA
- a CDS encoding PTS transporter subunit IIABC, which yields MKEKLFESLQRLGKTFMLPISILPLAGLFLGISASFTGETFVKMYHLENILSPGMPLHSILSVLGDCGAVVFDNLGLLFAISIALGLAKSEKGVAALSAVVGYFMMYASLSSSIIHLRGLEELEKIPGLITSLLGFEHTMNLGVFGGIIIGCLVAWLHNRYYKIELPDALSFFAGTHFVPIVSAVAGVVSGLILSFIWPYFAAGIANLGQIIANTGHLGTFLYGYIYRALIPFGLHHIFYLPFWQTAVGGTAVVDGTTVVGAQNIIFAQLKAGEAISPDAARFFAFQFPEMIFALPAAAYAMYRAARSDKKTMVKGLLFSASLTSIVTGITEPIEFTILFASPLLYFGVHCVLFALSTVLVHIAGVGVGLTFSGGLIDFILYGVLPGNARTHWIPVVIIGIIYAIVYFFLFHWIIKKFDLDTPGRKADTSLHTKEEFRNKNALNGLSETDQRAYQIVSGLGGTDNLVDVDNCATRLRVTVKNGDEVNKEALQATGAAGVVVRGNSVQVIYGTTVSTIKTQVTEFIESGQAPKTAATVVNEKQAEDLKGSAQVINDQAILDGIPVELYAVADGEVISIDKVEDEVFSQKMMGDGYAIQPSQGQVVAPVNGKILNIFPTKHALGIQSDEGLEILVHMGLDTVELKGEGFTIQVEEGQSVKAGEPLAQMDLASIEAKGKACDIMVVLTNSDRVHSLDVLDQKQVTAGEKVGEALLNKE from the coding sequence ATGAAAGAGAAACTTTTTGAAAGTTTGCAACGTTTAGGGAAAACCTTTATGTTACCAATTTCAATTTTACCCTTAGCTGGTTTATTTCTAGGTATATCAGCTTCTTTTACAGGTGAAACATTTGTGAAAATGTATCACTTAGAAAATATTCTTTCGCCGGGAATGCCGCTCCATAGTATTTTAAGCGTTTTAGGAGACTGCGGAGCCGTTGTCTTTGATAACCTAGGTTTATTGTTTGCTATATCTATTGCCTTAGGTTTGGCTAAAAGCGAGAAAGGGGTGGCAGCCTTATCAGCCGTGGTAGGCTACTTTATGATGTACGCTTCACTATCTAGTTCCATCATCCACCTCCGTGGTTTAGAAGAATTGGAAAAAATACCAGGATTGATCACATCATTACTTGGCTTTGAACATACCATGAACCTCGGTGTTTTTGGTGGGATTATTATTGGCTGTCTAGTGGCTTGGCTACATAATCGTTATTACAAGATCGAACTCCCTGATGCCTTGTCATTTTTCGCTGGTACTCATTTTGTCCCAATTGTTTCAGCAGTTGCTGGAGTCGTTAGTGGACTTATTTTATCTTTTATCTGGCCGTATTTTGCCGCTGGGATTGCTAATCTCGGTCAGATTATCGCTAATACTGGCCACTTAGGGACCTTCCTTTACGGTTATATTTATCGTGCCTTAATTCCATTTGGATTGCATCATATTTTTTATTTACCATTTTGGCAAACCGCTGTAGGAGGGACTGCTGTCGTTGATGGGACCACTGTTGTGGGCGCCCAAAATATTATTTTTGCCCAATTAAAGGCTGGAGAAGCTATTTCTCCCGATGCAGCTAGATTCTTTGCCTTCCAATTTCCAGAGATGATTTTTGCCTTACCAGCTGCTGCCTACGCCATGTATCGTGCCGCTAGATCAGATAAGAAGACCATGGTCAAGGGGTTATTATTTTCTGCATCCCTAACCTCAATTGTTACGGGGATTACGGAGCCGATTGAATTTACTATTTTATTTGCCTCTCCCTTACTTTATTTTGGGGTACATTGTGTTCTCTTTGCTTTATCTACTGTCTTAGTTCATATTGCCGGAGTAGGGGTTGGACTAACTTTCTCAGGCGGGTTAATTGACTTTATTCTTTACGGCGTCTTGCCAGGCAATGCAAGAACACATTGGATTCCTGTGGTTATTATCGGTATTATCTACGCCATTGTCTATTTCTTCCTCTTCCATTGGATTATTAAGAAATTTGACTTGGATACTCCAGGAAGAAAGGCAGATACTTCATTACATACTAAAGAAGAATTCCGAAACAAAAATGCGCTTAATGGCTTGAGTGAAACTGACCAAAGAGCTTATCAAATTGTTAGCGGATTGGGTGGTACCGATAACCTGGTTGATGTTGATAATTGTGCCACCCGCCTACGGGTAACGGTCAAAAACGGTGATGAGGTTAATAAGGAAGCCCTACAAGCCACTGGCGCAGCCGGCGTTGTAGTCCGTGGTAATAGTGTCCAAGTCATCTATGGAACTACGGTGTCAACCATTAAGACCCAAGTCACTGAATTCATCGAAAGTGGTCAAGCCCCCAAAACAGCCGCAACAGTCGTGAACGAGAAGCAAGCAGAAGATCTCAAGGGATCAGCTCAAGTCATTAATGATCAAGCGATTTTAGATGGTATCCCAGTAGAACTTTATGCGGTTGCAGATGGTGAGGTCATTAGCATTGATAAGGTTGAAGATGAGGTCTTTTCTCAAAAAATGATGGGGGACGGCTATGCTATCCAACCTAGTCAAGGCCAGGTGGTCGCGCCAGTAAATGGGAAAATCTTAAATATCTTTCCAACTAAGCATGCCCTTGGTATCCAAAGTGATGAAGGCCTTGAAATCCTCGTTCACATGGGCTTAGACACGGTTGAACTCAAAGGCGAAGGCTTTACTATTCAGGTTGAAGAAGGACAAAGTGTCAAAGCTGGGGAGCCGTTAGCTCAAATGGACCTAGCAAGTATCGAAGCCAAAGGTAAAGCTTGTGACATTATGGTTGTCTTAACCAATAGTGATAGGGTTCATAGCCTCGATGTTCTTGATCAAAAACAAGTCACAGCTGGCGAAAAGGTCGGCGAAGCCTTATTGAATAAAGAATAG
- a CDS encoding NADPH-dependent FMN reductase produces the protein MKIVGIIGNNASKSHNRLLIEHMANKFGDEVEFEVAEINEIPLFNADYMGQDVPDVVNELADKIEAADGVVISTAEYDHAITAALKSVIEWLSSVRKPFQNKPVMIVGASLGTLGSVRAQDNLRNIFTSPGLYARVFPGAEFLMGQAANKFDETGRMTDEGTDKFLDMLFHQFLDFVKEQQED, from the coding sequence TTGAAAATTGTCGGTATTATTGGTAACAATGCTTCTAAGTCTCATAACCGTCTTTTAATTGAACATATGGCCAATAAATTCGGTGACGAAGTTGAATTTGAAGTTGCTGAAATTAACGAAATCCCTCTATTTAACGCAGATTACATGGGGCAAGATGTTCCTGACGTGGTCAATGAATTAGCAGACAAAATTGAAGCTGCTGACGGCGTTGTTATTTCAACAGCTGAATATGACCACGCTATTACCGCAGCCCTAAAAAGTGTTATCGAATGGTTATCAAGTGTTCGTAAACCTTTCCAAAACAAACCTGTTATGATTGTGGGGGCTTCATTAGGTACCCTAGGTTCTGTTCGTGCCCAAGATAATTTACGTAACATTTTCACTTCTCCAGGTTTATATGCTAGAGTTTTCCCAGGTGCAGAATTTTTAATGGGACAAGCTGCTAACAAATTTGACGAAACCGGTCGCATGACTGATGAAGGAACAGATAAATTCTTAGATATGCTCTTCCATCAATTCCTTGATTTCGTTAAAGAACAACAAGAAGACTAA
- the pip gene encoding prolyl aminopeptidase, which translates to MEAGYQNTKVNQSFYLQVDDQHKLYVEDCGNTKGQPVIFLHGGPGSEITPSCRLFFDPEKYHIILFDQRGTGKSKPFLSTENNTPFDSVRDMELIREYYGYDNWFVFGGSYGSTLALVYAILHPERVEQLILRGIFLGRQEEIDWLYEGGAAKFYPEAYEKYLSFLSDEEQKNCVHAYYQKIHQGDKEAHQAACRYWTKWESSLLTLLPHFPEENQLSPSEEATAVLESHYFENHMFFEEDNYILNNVHRFNDIPMEIVQGRYDVICPPSSAHQLHQACPKSNLHLVEASGHSPYDPEMLKTIVAIMDQLAE; encoded by the coding sequence ATGGAAGCAGGTTATCAAAATACAAAAGTTAATCAAAGCTTTTACTTACAAGTGGACGATCAGCATAAGTTGTATGTCGAAGACTGTGGAAACACAAAAGGCCAGCCAGTTATTTTTCTACATGGAGGTCCTGGGAGTGAGATTACTCCAAGTTGCCGCTTATTTTTCGATCCTGAAAAATATCATATTATTTTATTTGACCAACGAGGGACTGGGAAGAGCAAGCCTTTTTTATCTACCGAGAATAATACACCTTTTGACAGCGTTCGCGATATGGAACTGATCCGTGAATACTACGGCTATGACAATTGGTTTGTTTTTGGGGGCTCTTACGGATCGACCTTGGCTTTGGTCTACGCCATTTTACATCCTGAACGGGTGGAACAATTGATACTAAGAGGGATCTTTCTCGGCCGTCAAGAAGAGATCGATTGGTTGTATGAAGGTGGGGCAGCAAAATTTTATCCCGAAGCTTACGAAAAATATCTGTCGTTCTTGAGTGATGAGGAGCAAAAAAATTGCGTCCATGCTTATTATCAAAAAATCCATCAGGGAGATAAAGAAGCTCATCAAGCGGCATGTAGGTATTGGACCAAGTGGGAATCTTCCTTGTTGACCTTATTGCCTCATTTTCCCGAAGAAAACCAACTTAGTCCAAGTGAAGAAGCAACAGCCGTTTTAGAATCGCATTACTTTGAAAATCATATGTTTTTTGAAGAAGATAATTATATTTTAAATAATGTTCATCGCTTTAATGATATCCCGATGGAAATTGTCCAAGGCCGGTATGATGTCATTTGCCCACCAAGTTCAGCCCATCAACTCCACCAAGCATGTCCAAAATCTAATTTACATCTGGTAGAAGCCAGTGGCCATAGCCCTTACGATCCTGAAATGTTAAAAACGATCGTTGCTATTATGGACCAATTAGCGGAATAA
- a CDS encoding YbaN family protein has translation MRYFYLILGWTSFALGALGTFIPVLPTTPFMLLAAWAFARSSKRFDQWLKSTKIYQYYGADFEDGGGIPLKKKAQIILITYTVMAISIYFVPLKPVRLLIIVIGIIFGLWLFFKMPTKKE, from the coding sequence ATGCGTTATTTTTATCTCATTTTAGGTTGGACTTCCTTCGCTCTAGGTGCCTTGGGAACCTTTATCCCTGTATTACCAACAACTCCATTCATGCTATTAGCAGCCTGGGCCTTTGCGCGTAGCTCTAAGCGCTTTGATCAATGGCTGAAAAGTACAAAAATCTACCAATATTATGGAGCAGATTTTGAAGATGGTGGTGGGATTCCTTTAAAAAAGAAAGCACAAATTATACTCATTACCTATACCGTAATGGCTATATCCATTTATTTTGTCCCACTTAAGCCTGTCAGATTACTAATTATTGTCATAGGTATAATATTTGGGTTATGGTTATTTTTCAAAATGCCTACCAAAAAAGAGTAA
- a CDS encoding superoxide dismutase family protein, translated as MSDEKVVVNMLNQKGEDSGTATFEEGDGKVKVTVDFHGLPEGEFAMHIHEYGAASPEEEFADAKSHFNPTGVDHGKKSENGPHLGDLPNIEVPASGDFKGVYEIEGLSLKEDAKYSLHNEGNGTALIVHTGADDYISQPTGDAGGRQLGGVIFPAK; from the coding sequence ATGTCAGATGAAAAAGTTGTTGTTAACATGCTTAATCAAAAAGGTGAAGATTCAGGTACCGCTACCTTTGAAGAAGGCGACGGTAAGGTAAAAGTTACTGTAGATTTTCACGGTTTACCAGAAGGTGAATTTGCAATGCACATTCACGAATATGGTGCTGCATCTCCAGAAGAAGAATTTGCTGATGCAAAAAGTCACTTCAACCCAACAGGTGTTGACCATGGTAAAAAATCAGAAAATGGTCCTCACTTAGGTGACTTACCAAACATTGAAGTTCCTGCTAGTGGTGACTTTAAAGGAGTCTACGAAATTGAAGGCCTTTCTCTAAAAGAGGATGCTAAATATTCCCTTCATAATGAAGGTAACGGGACAGCCCTAATTGTACACACTGGTGCAGATGACTATATTTCCCAACCTACAGGGGATGCTGGTGGTCGTCAATTAGGTGGCGTAATCTTCCCAGCTAAATAA
- a CDS encoding MBL fold metallo-hydrolase: MLIVSRVVTEVLEANTYLVYNEQNQEALIIDPGSSADKIRAEIQKLQLKPLAVLITHGHCDHIGALDDIRQYYQIPVYINQAEAPWLSDPMYNMSPFIGLGHLTFQAADSYYQDDQKQSIGSIDFTPIHTPGHTKGSTCLFFNNDDQPFMMTGDTLFKGTIGRTDFPGGDSQAIMQSIPQKLFTLPDQTLVYPGHYGASTIAEEKLTNPFFN, from the coding sequence ATGCTCATAGTATCTCGAGTCGTTACTGAGGTGTTGGAGGCTAATACCTATCTAGTCTATAACGAGCAAAATCAAGAAGCTCTAATTATTGATCCCGGTTCTTCAGCGGACAAAATTCGTGCGGAAATTCAAAAGCTACAGCTAAAACCCCTTGCTGTCTTAATTACTCATGGTCATTGTGACCATATCGGTGCCCTAGACGATATCCGGCAATACTATCAAATTCCGGTTTACATCAATCAAGCTGAGGCGCCTTGGTTGAGTGACCCCATGTATAATATGAGTCCCTTTATTGGTTTAGGTCACTTGACTTTTCAAGCGGCTGATTCTTACTATCAAGATGACCAAAAACAAAGTATCGGAAGTATTGACTTTACCCCTATCCATACACCGGGACATACTAAGGGAAGTACTTGCTTATTCTTTAATAATGACGACCAGCCTTTCATGATGACTGGTGATACCCTCTTTAAAGGAACGATCGGTCGAACCGACTTTCCGGGTGGAGATAGTCAAGCGATTATGCAAAGTATTCCACAAAAATTGTTTACTCTACCAGACCAGACCCTGGTTTATCCAGGACATTACGGGGCTTCTACCATTGCTGAAGAAAAATTAACAAATCCCTTTTTTAATTAA
- a CDS encoding ArgE/DapE family deacylase — MLFTDEEKLQILRDVLAIESENDQEAEVAEYFSRLLAKYGIESEIIEYQAGRSSLIANIYGSEGGEGKVLVYSGHFDVVSAGDHSDWTYPPFAGEIHDGKIYGRGTSDMKSGLVDLVLAAIELKEAGANFKGCLRLALTVGEEIGMYGSKQLVEAGYLDDADGFLIAEPSGSESVVYAHKGSIQYEIIAHGKTVHSSMPEVGIDALQLMVDYINLSNQRFDENFNTESAYNADLGKTLNVNTVIEGGTQINSVAGLVKMKANTRTVPEAGNDLVLSIINDCIEELNAKSEGYLELNLLQDNPPATSTEDNDLIKAIQSSVSHELELTVTGGATDASNFGQIGEDYDLAVYGPGEPSVAHQENEYVSLDKFLAFVDIYKETALNYLK; from the coding sequence ATGCTGTTTACGGATGAGGAAAAATTACAAATTTTACGCGACGTATTAGCAATTGAAAGTGAAAATGATCAAGAGGCAGAAGTCGCTGAATATTTTAGCCGCTTACTGGCTAAGTATGGTATTGAGAGCGAAATTATTGAATACCAAGCTGGACGTTCTTCACTTATTGCCAATATCTATGGTAGTGAAGGTGGAGAAGGAAAGGTCTTGGTCTATTCAGGGCATTTTGATGTCGTATCTGCAGGCGACCATAGTGACTGGACCTATCCGCCTTTTGCTGGAGAGATTCATGATGGAAAAATCTATGGCAGGGGGACTTCAGATATGAAGTCTGGTTTGGTTGACTTGGTTTTGGCTGCCATTGAATTAAAGGAAGCCGGCGCCAATTTTAAAGGTTGCCTACGCTTAGCCCTAACGGTTGGTGAAGAAATTGGCATGTATGGGTCGAAACAATTAGTCGAAGCAGGTTATTTAGATGATGCAGATGGCTTTTTAATTGCAGAACCATCAGGAAGTGAGTCAGTGGTATATGCCCATAAAGGATCTATCCAATATGAAATTATTGCCCATGGGAAAACTGTTCACTCTTCCATGCCAGAAGTGGGGATTGATGCCTTGCAGTTAATGGTTGATTATATCAACTTAAGTAATCAACGTTTTGATGAAAACTTTAATACAGAATCTGCTTATAATGCTGACCTAGGGAAGACCCTAAATGTCAATACAGTGATCGAGGGCGGAACCCAGATCAATAGTGTGGCTGGTTTAGTAAAAATGAAAGCCAATACCCGAACAGTTCCTGAAGCGGGCAATGATTTAGTGTTATCGATAATTAATGACTGTATCGAAGAGCTAAATGCTAAGAGTGAGGGGTATTTAGAATTGAATCTTCTTCAAGACAATCCACCAGCAACCTCAACAGAAGATAATGATTTAATTAAAGCCATCCAATCCAGTGTCAGTCATGAATTAGAGCTGACCGTTACCGGTGGAGCAACAGATGCTTCTAATTTCGGTCAAATTGGTGAAGACTATGATTTAGCGGTTTATGGGCCAGGAGAACCCTCAGTCGCTCACCAAGAAAATGAATATGTTTCCTTAGATAAATTTTTAGCTTTCGTCGATATCTATAAAGAAACAGCCCTAAACTACCTTAAATAA